The Triticum aestivum cultivar Chinese Spring chromosome 7B, IWGSC CS RefSeq v2.1, whole genome shotgun sequence genome window below encodes:
- the LOC123161888 gene encoding MEIOTIC F-BOX protein MOF-like, translated as MDRSMEPPSKRIHATENQPMEPPSKRIRGAQDDRLSDLPDCLLHSILSFLESRQVVRSSVLSRRWKNIWRSVPCLDIDFTLFRRQARCRSRKCCVTDYGRMKVCAKEWRPFVEFSDKLFLINSAPSLDRLRIHVPAVNYDDRQACSRWISRGVQRSPTVIDIHMDSSWGWGKWFLPDLGSKSYRLTRILLHGVQLDDSFAEQLRCGYPVLEHLSLVKCFYRIGDIVSGTLTHLTIDDCVGHHGFSDGIVVAAPRLTSLRTSLSTSGWPDGIYVTHTPSLVKASLCVTSWYHTKASFLDNLYRIFNIPHLELFGFNMMVNLLQISDKLPQFNNVRTLLINRCDLKTNVNIKTLDHFLQSMSSLEKLTLQNCEFTDRSKRRTSRAKWRNIALESQNLMSFKCDNLEVIEFKHSKDDGIDELFELLMGLWRNLGKTNIKLTKV; from the exons ATGGATCGATCGATGGAGCCACCCAGCAAGCGGATTCATGCCACCGAAAATCAGCCTATGGAGCCACCCAGCAAGCGGATCCGCGGCGCCCAAGATGACCGTCTAAGCGACCTACCCGACTGCCTCCTCCACAGCATCCTCTCCTTCCTCGAGTCCCGGCAGGTGGTCCGATCAAGCGTGCTCTCGCGAAGGTGGAAGAACATCTGGCGCTCCGTACCGTGCCTCGACATCGACTTCACATTGTTCCGCCGTCAAGCCCGCTGTCGAAGCCGAAAGTGCTGCGTAACTGATTACGGGCGGATGAAGGTATGTGCCAAGGAGTGGCGGCCGTTCGTGGAGTTTAGCGACAAGCTCTTTCTGATTAACAGCGCCCCGTCCTTGGATAGGCTCCGGATACATGTCCCGGCTGTAAACTATGATGACCGGCAGGCGTGCTCGAGATGGATCAGCAGGGGCGTCCAGCGCAGCCCCACAGTGATTGACATTCACATGGACTCAAGTTGGGGTTGGGGAAAATGGTTCCTCCCTGATTTGGGATCGAAATCATATCGCCTCACAAGAATACTCCTCCATGGTGTACAATTGGACGATAGCTTTGCAGAGCAGCTCCGTTGCGGGTACCCTGTTCTTGAGCATCTGAGTCTCGTTAAGTGCTTCTATCGCATTGGCGACATTGTGTCCGGAACCCTAACACACCTCACAATTGATGACTGTGTAGGCCATCACGGGTTTTCCGATGGAATTGTGGTCGCTGCTCCAAGGCTAACGTCTTTGCGTACCTCTTTGTCAACTAGCGGCTGGCCTGATGGTATATATGTAACACACACACCTTCCTTGGTCAAGGCATCACTATGTGTGACATCATGGTACCACACAAAGGCTAGCTTTTTGGACAACTTATACAGGATATTTAACATACCGCATCTAGAATTGTTTGGTTTCAACATGATG GTAAACCTACTACAGATTTCAGATAAACTCCCACAGTTCAATAATGTGAGAACTTTATTAATCAACCGATGCGATCTCAAAACGAACGTAAATATTAAAACACTGGATCACTTTCTCCAAAGCATGTCGAGCTTAGAAAAGCTTACTCTGCAGAACTGTGAG TTCACAGATCGCTCGAAGAGGAGGACATCAAGGGCCAAGTGGCGAAATATTGCTCTCGAAAGCCAGAATCTTATGTCTTTCAAGTGTGATAATTTGGAGGTGATTGAATTCAAGCATAGCAAAGATGACGGAATCGATGAGTTGTTTGAGCTCCTAATGGGCCTTTGGCGGAACCTAGGCAAGACAAATATCAAACTCACCAAAGTTTAG